Proteins from one Daphnia pulicaria isolate SC F1-1A chromosome 3, SC_F0-13Bv2, whole genome shotgun sequence genomic window:
- the LOC124329535 gene encoding trypsin-1-like isoform X2: protein MKIYLVLFLTVFTVTATASSLARFPLSVFLDTELIRTKRDGRIIGGADAKEGEFPWMVSLQRNGFFGRSHFCAGSIADASSIITAAHCLEELHPIGVWAVAGEHRLDLVSGYEQELRAAQFVLHEEYDPDYLRNDIGIIRLNGTFVFNSYLKQAKFPGSGYFTHPDTAVTVAGWGTTKEGGNLSNVLLKTTVPVVSDEDCRLIYGAGLIVDSMLCAGYTSGGYDSCQGDSGGQLMLGDKTLVGIVSWGKGCGQPDYPGVYTEVSAYIGWINMKLSTAEASNNTNISQLNN, encoded by the exons ATGAAGATATACCTGGTGCTCTTCTTAACGGTATTTACGGTAACTGCTACAG CCAGCAGTCTCGCACGGTTTCCCTTGAGTGTTTTTCTTGATACTGAACTAATAAGAACTAAACGTGATGGACGCATCATCGGTGGAGCCGATGCGAAAGAAGGAGAATTCCCCTGGATG GTTTCGTTGCAGAGAAATGGCTTTTTCGGGCGTTCTCATTTTTGTGCCGGTTCGATAGCAGATGCGAGCAGTATCATCACTGCGGCTCATTGTTTAGAAGA GCTTCATCCAATTGGAGTTTGGGCGGTTGCTGGCGAACACAGGTTAGATCTCGTTAGTGGTTATGAACAAGAGCTGAGAGCAGCCCAATTTGTTCTTCACGAAGAATATGACCCAGATTACCTGAGGAATGATATTGGAATAATTCGATTAAATGGAACCTTCGTATTCAACTCTTACTTGAAACAAGCTAAATTTCCTGGATCCGGCTACTTTACTCATCCAGACACGGCCGTTACTGTCGCAGGTTGGGGAACCACAAAA GAAGGAGGGAATTTATCGAATGTGCTACTAAAAACGACAGTTCCAGTGGTATCCGACGAAGACTGCCGCTTAATTTACGGTGCAGGGCTAATTGTTGATTCCATGCTATGCGCTGGATATACATCCGGAGGCTACGATTCGTGTCAG gGAGATTCTGGTGGACAGCTCATGTTGGGTGACAAAACTCTTGTTGGAATTGTGTCTTGGGGTAAAGGCTGTGGTCAACCTGATTATCCCG GTGTTTACACCGAAGTTTCGGCTTATATCGGATGGATTAATATGAAATTATCAACGGCGGAAGCTTCCAACAACACAAACATCTCgcaattgaataattaa
- the LOC124329535 gene encoding trypsin-1-like isoform X1 translates to MKIYLVLFLTVFTVTATAASSLARFPLSVFLDTELIRTKRDGRIIGGADAKEGEFPWMVSLQRNGFFGRSHFCAGSIADASSIITAAHCLEELHPIGVWAVAGEHRLDLVSGYEQELRAAQFVLHEEYDPDYLRNDIGIIRLNGTFVFNSYLKQAKFPGSGYFTHPDTAVTVAGWGTTKEGGNLSNVLLKTTVPVVSDEDCRLIYGAGLIVDSMLCAGYTSGGYDSCQGDSGGQLMLGDKTLVGIVSWGKGCGQPDYPGVYTEVSAYIGWINMKLSTAEASNNTNISQLNN, encoded by the exons ATGAAGATATACCTGGTGCTCTTCTTAACGGTATTTACGGTAACTGCTACAG CAGCCAGCAGTCTCGCACGGTTTCCCTTGAGTGTTTTTCTTGATACTGAACTAATAAGAACTAAACGTGATGGACGCATCATCGGTGGAGCCGATGCGAAAGAAGGAGAATTCCCCTGGATG GTTTCGTTGCAGAGAAATGGCTTTTTCGGGCGTTCTCATTTTTGTGCCGGTTCGATAGCAGATGCGAGCAGTATCATCACTGCGGCTCATTGTTTAGAAGA GCTTCATCCAATTGGAGTTTGGGCGGTTGCTGGCGAACACAGGTTAGATCTCGTTAGTGGTTATGAACAAGAGCTGAGAGCAGCCCAATTTGTTCTTCACGAAGAATATGACCCAGATTACCTGAGGAATGATATTGGAATAATTCGATTAAATGGAACCTTCGTATTCAACTCTTACTTGAAACAAGCTAAATTTCCTGGATCCGGCTACTTTACTCATCCAGACACGGCCGTTACTGTCGCAGGTTGGGGAACCACAAAA GAAGGAGGGAATTTATCGAATGTGCTACTAAAAACGACAGTTCCAGTGGTATCCGACGAAGACTGCCGCTTAATTTACGGTGCAGGGCTAATTGTTGATTCCATGCTATGCGCTGGATATACATCCGGAGGCTACGATTCGTGTCAG gGAGATTCTGGTGGACAGCTCATGTTGGGTGACAAAACTCTTGTTGGAATTGTGTCTTGGGGTAAAGGCTGTGGTCAACCTGATTATCCCG GTGTTTACACCGAAGTTTCGGCTTATATCGGATGGATTAATATGAAATTATCAACGGCGGAAGCTTCCAACAACACAAACATCTCgcaattgaataattaa
- the LOC124328351 gene encoding acylglycerol kinase, mitochondrial-like, whose protein sequence is MARIVRIFKTLRNNWKKSTVGFLLVSYGVNYGVTKFRTKEMLRLYCEEAKSYGDVPLPIGLPARQITVVLNPASNGGKGKSEFEDYCAPLLYLSGMKISVVKTESVGEARGLMEVMDNCDAVVVAGGDGAITEAVTGLLRRNDSGLAVQRFPIGIIPVGKLNNISKSIFKEHKDDRIKLMAEATMAIIRDFQKQVDVMKVEILENSDNPTGKPIYALGELKWGAFRDVEERIGKYWLWGPLKSYAAYFFGAFKSLTWNCNAQFHYTVPCEGCNNCMRNKMQDANELKFGSQVQNTRWWHAFIPRTKSVKDTKQVKDYSKVVNPECGVWHQKDFSSVEFQVLTENNVNFSPPNLPKHLEVNLGPENISGFEFVKEGWLRTKTETSHMNREKILVRQFEMIPKIEESSIAEKEATEEGKSVEVEERWYSIDNDNYEVKPIRVTVLPDAIKVFSASTSR, encoded by the exons ATGGCAAGGATCGTTCGCATTTTCAAAACCCTGCGAAATAATTGGAAGAAATCAACCGTTGGTTTTCTCCTCGTTTCTTATGGAGTAAACTATGGCGTCACAAAATTCAG GACTAAAGAGATGTTGAGACTTTATTGTGAGGAAGCTAAAAGCTATGGGGATGTTCCACTTCCTATAGGACTACCTGCTCGCCAAATAACTGTAGTGTTGAATCCTGCTTCAAATGGAGG GAAAGGCAAATCAGAATTTGAGGATTATTGTGCTCCATTACTTTATCTTTCTGGAATGAAG ATCAGTGTGGTCAAAACTGAATCTGTTGGAGAAGCCAGAGGATTGATGGAAGTGATGGATAACTGTGATGCAGTAGTTGTTGCTGGTGGAGATGGAGCCATAACAGAAGCTGTAACTGGATTGCTGAGAAGGAATGATAGTGGGTTAGCAGTTCAACGATTTCCTATTG GTATCATCCCTGTAGGAAAACTcaataacatttcaaaatcTATCTTTAAGGAGCATAAAG ATGATAGAATCAAACTCATGGCTGAAGCAACTATGGCAATAATAAGAGACTTTCAAAAACAGGTAGATGTTATGAAGGTAGAAATATTGGAAAATTCAGATAATCCTACTGGAAAACCAATTTACGCACTTGGTGAACTGAAATGGGGAGCATTTCGAGATGTCGAGGAAAGAATTGGGAAATACTGGTTGTGGGGACCACTGAAGTCATATGCCGCCTATTTCTTTGGAGCTTTCAAAAGTCTCACGTGGAATTGCAATGCACAGTTTCACTATACCGTACCGTGTGAGGGTTGTAATAACTGTATGAGAAACAAGATGCAAGATGCAAATGAGCTGAAATTCGGTTCGCAAGTACAGAATACTCGATGGTGGCATGCTTTTATACCACGAACTAAATCCGTAAAAG ATACAAAACAAGtcaaagattattcaaaagttGTTAATCCCGAATGTGGGGTATGGCATCAGAAGGATTTCTCATCCGTAGAGTTCCAAGTTCTAACCGaaaacaatgtaaatttcagtCCTCCAAATCTACCGAAACATTTGGAAGTCAATcttg GACCTGAAAATATAAGTGGATTTGAGTTCGTGAAAGAGGGTTGGCTAAGGACCAAAACAGAGACCAGTCACATGAATCGCGAAAAGATTCTCGTACGCCAATTTGAAATGATACCTAAAATTGAAGAAAGTTCTATAGCGGAAAAGGAAGCAACTGAAGAGGGAAAAAGTGTTGAAGTTGAAGAAAGGTGGTATTCGATAGACAATGACAACTACGAAGTTAAACCAATTCGAGTCACCGTTTTGCCAGACGCCATTAAAGTTTTTAGCGCATCTACCAGTAGATAA
- the LOC124328356 gene encoding coiled-coil domain-containing protein 134-like — MAGHSNNLCYILLFCASLVSAGDKISPSDQTTTVPVTQGNINSNAVALFERLFQLKRSEQKDAVQRIAEVKSIEKQRKLLELVITKIMEVLTHSRIKLESSGYLPESDFPQDESLRDALSSMIENTAFMGDLVLYLPDATKVFLKNNEWNTIFKWSLSICQQSVFLSPATKKMLHLVAQELNLVERESNYFNPYAEANRKKPDPLPENVEKKKVRKKISKGPSLSGSRLKNEL; from the exons ATGGCGGGGCATTCGAACAATTTGTGCtacattttgttgttttgtgcaTCATTGGTAAGTGCTGGCGACAAAATAAGTCCCTCAGATCAAACGACAACTGTTCCAGTAACTCAGGGAAATATAAATTCTAACGCGGTTGCTCTGT TTGAAAGATTGTTCCAACTTAAAAGAAGTGAACAGAAAGATGCAGTTCAACGGATTGCAGAAGTCAAATCTATTGAAAAACAACGCAAGCTTCTGGAACTTGTCATAACCAAAATCATGGAG GTTCTAACTCATAGTAGAATCAAGCTGGAAAGCTCTGGCTATCTTCCAGAATCTGATTTTCCTCAAGATGAATCTCTTCGTGACG CTCTGTCAAGCATGATAGAAAATACTGCATTTATGGGGGATCTTGTGCTCTATTTACCTGATGCAACAAAAGTGTTTCTTAAAAATAATGAGTGGAATACCATATTCAAATGGAGTTTAAGTATTTGTCAACAGTCTGTCTTTTTGAGCCctgcaacaaagaaaatgCTGCACTTG GTTGCGCAAGAATTGAATTTGGTCGAACgagaatcaaattattttaatccatACGCAGAGGCAAATCGAAAGAAACCAGATCCTTTACCCGAAAAtgtcgaaaagaagaaagtgagaaagaaaatatctaAAGGTCCTTCTTTATCGGGATCaagattaaaaaatgaattgtga